The region TTGATCGACGAGTCCGTTCCGGTGATCGTGCTCGCACCTTCCGGCCCACTGTTCGAGAAGACCGTCTCCAACATGCAGGAAGTGCGTGCCCGCGGCGGACAGATCGTGCTGATCTCCGATGCGGAAGGTCTCGCCGAGGCTGGCGACGGGTGCATTGCGACGATCGAAATGCCCAAGGTCCACCCGCTGATTGCGCCGCTGGTTTATGCCGTCCCGGTGCAGCTGCTCGCCTACCACGTGGCATGCGTGAAGGGGACCGACGTCGACCAACCGCGCAACCTGGCGAAATCCGTTACCGTAGAGTGAGTTAGAAGGCCGAAATCGGAAATTTGCGGAGGCGGATTTTTCCGTCTCCTTTACGGCCTCATAACCTTTCTTGCTTACCCGCGTGTGGGTGAGCAAGAACCCCTCCGATTTGCCGTCGCTGCCGGGCAGCCTGCCTGCGCTCGCCGTGCTGGGCATCAAGAGCCCTGCAACGGGCGACTGGCAGCGCCTGCGCGGCCTGCAGTATGCGAGCATGCGACGACCGCGCCCCGTGAGGGTTCTCGGACAGGCCGTCGGTGCGGTGCTGATCGGATGGATCACCTTCGCGCTTGTCCATCCAGCCCTCATCGCCGCGTGGCTCGGATACATGGTCTTCGCGATCTGGCAGGTGCAGAAGACCGTCGGGGTCCTCTTCGATGCCGACATGCGCAAAATCCGCCGATGCGAAATCCGCAATCACACGCTCGCGACATTGGCGACGAGCGTCGGCTGGGCGCTGCCGCTGGTAGCGGTAGCGATAGTCGGCACTCCCAACGATTTCCTGTTGTGCTGGATCGTGCTCGCCACGCTGATAACCGGGTCCGCGATGTTCCAGGCTGCCTTGCCGCAGTCGACCGCGATCTTCGCCACGACGCTGACGATCGTCGGGGTCGCAGTGGCTCTCGTCACCGCCCAGTTCGTCATCGTGCCGGCAATCGTCCTTTTCTGGGGTCTCGTCATGGGCGGAACGATCGGGACGGCCCGCATGCACCTCAAGGGCCGCATTGCCGAGGCGGGGATGGCCGAGAAGAATGAGGTGGTCTCGCTGCTGCTGCGCGAATTCGAGGAGAACCAGGGCGACTGGCTGTGGCAGATCGATACGAACCGCCGCGTGCGCACTGTATCGCCGCGCTTCTCCTACGCCCTGGGCCGTCCTCCCGAAGAGGTGGAGGGGATGCCCTTCATGCAGCTTATCGCGGGCGATGCCTGGCAAACCGGCCAGTTCGCACCCAGCCTGCACGACCTTGCCGAGCGCCTGAAGCGCCGCGAGAATTTCTCCAACCTGATCGTCAAGGTTGCGATCAATGGCGAGAACCGCTGGTGGGAGCTTTCCGGAACGCCGATCCTCGACGAATCCGGCAACTACATGGGATTCCGCGGCGTCGGCTCGGACGTGACCGAGCAGCGGGAATCGAGCGAGAAGATCGCCTATCTCGCGCGCTACGATACGCTTACGGGCCTACCCAATCGCCTGATGCTCAACGAGGCGTTGCGCGATGCTCTCAAGTTCTCCGAGCAGTGGCGCACGCGCTGCGCTTTCCTGATGCTCGACCTCGACCGCTTCAAGGCGGTGAACGATTCCCTCGGCCACATGGTCGGCGACAAGCTGCTCGCCGAAGTCTCGACCCGGCTCAAGGAACTGACCGACGAGAACGCGATGTGCGGACGCCTGGGGGGCGACGAGTTCGCGGTAGTGATCCGCGATGCTTCGGAAAAGGGCTGTATCGAGCGGCTCGCCAAGAAGATCATCGCCCGCCTTTCGCAGCCTTACGACATCGACAATCACACGCTTTATGTCGGGGCCAGTGTCGGCAGCGCTATCGGCCCGCGCGACGGCAAGACCGTCGAAGAGCTAATGCGTAACGCCGACCTCGCGCTTTATCGCGGAAAGGACGAAGGCGGCGGCGAACACTTCGCTTACGAGCCTAGTTTCCACGCCCACGCAGAAGAGCGCCGCCAGCTCGAATTCTCGCTCCGCAGGGCGATCGAGCGCAAGGAACTGGTGCTCAATTTCCAGCCGGTCGTCAGCGCCACGACGGAAGAACTCGTCAGCTTCGAAGCCCTTGTGCGCTGGAATTCGAGCGACCACGGTTTCGTCAGTCCGGGCAAGTTCATTCCGTTGGCCGAAGATACCCGCCTGATCGTGCCGATCGGCACCTGGGTGCTGGAACAAGCCTGCCTCGAAGCGATGCGCTGGCCCTCGCATGTGCGCATCGCGGTCAACGTCTCGGGCGAGCAGCTGGTCGAGCCGGAATTCACCAATACGGTCGTTCGCGCGCTCTCGAAGAGCGGTCTGGAAGCCGCGCGGCTCGAGATCGAAGTTACCGAGAGTATCTTCCTGCGCGATGCGGATGTTGCACGCGCTGCGCTGGAACAGGTCATGGCGCTCGGCTGCACGGTCGCGCTCGACGACTTCGGAACGGGGTATTCCTCGCTCGGCTACCTGCGCAAACTGAGCTTCTCGACCATCAAGGTCGATCGCACCTTCGTACAGGGCGCGGCGCAGAACAGTGCGGAGAGCCTCGCGATCATCCGCGCGGTGGTAGCGATGGCGGACAGCCTCGGCATGACGACGACTGCGGAAGGCGCGGAAAGTCCGGAGCAGGTCGAGCTCATCCGCAAGCTCGGCTGCACCAAGATCCAGGGATACTACTTCGGCCGTCCTATGCCGTCCGAGGAAGTCATGGGAATGTTCCGCCACCAGTCGGCGGCATCTGCCTGATCCGGCGCGTCAAGCGTCGAGCAGGCTGCCGACCACGCTCTCGAACAGACGCCGGCCGTCGGTGCCGCCATGGGCCGGATCGACCGCGCGTTCGGGGTGGGGCATCATGCCCAGCACATTGCCGCGATCGTTCAGCACGCCCGCGATGTCGCGGCGCGAGCCGTTGCAGGTCTCGAGATAGCGGAATGCGACGCGGCCTTCGCCTTCGAGCCGGTCGAGCGTGTCCTCGTCGGCAAAGAAGTTGCCGTCATGATGCGCGACCGGAATGCGGATCGTCTCGCCCTGCTCGTAACCGCTCGTGAAGAGCGACTGGCTGTTCTCGACCCGCAGCGGAACCGTGCGGCAGATGAAGTTCTGGCTCGCATTGCGCATCAGTGCGCCGGGCAGCAGACCGCTTTCGGTCAGGACCTGGAAGCCATTGCATACGCCGAGGACCGGCACGCCGCGCTCTGCTGCTTCGACGACGGCGCGCATGATCGGGCTGCGCGCTGCCATCGCGCCGGAGCGCAGGTAGTCGCCATAGGAAAAGCCGCCGGGCAGCGCGATGAAGTCGAGGCGGTCAGGCAGGGCGCTTTCGCCGTGCCAGACACGGTGCGGCGCGGTGCCGGAGACCAGCTCCAGCGCGACCGCCATGTCCCGGTCGCAGTTCGATCCCGGAAAGGTGATGACGGCGGAGCGGAAGCTCATGCGGCGACCTTCTCGATGCGGTAGTTCTCGATCACCATGTTGGCGAGCAGCTTGCGGCACATCGCGTCGAGGTCTTCGTCGCTGACGTTGTCGTCGACATCGAGCTCGATCAGGCGACCGGCGCGCACATCGTTCACTCCGTTGAAGCCGAGCCCTTCGAGTGCGTGGTGGATCGCGCGTCCCTGCGGATCGAGCACACCGGACTTGAGCGAGACGTGTACCTGGACCTTCATGGGGGCGCTGCCTTCCTGCGACGTCAATTGGAATTCGGCTGGCAGCCTATAGCCGCTCGCGCCGGGAAGGCAATCGGCGGGGGTGACGCATATCCGCAACAATCGCTGCGGCACTTTTGTGACACCGAGGGGGAATCATTGCATTTTCGAGACAATTGGAGCCTTAGGCGCGCATCGCCACCGTTATCCGGCGGGGCCAGCAGGGATCATTGCCCGTCCGGATACAAAGTCGTTCACAAATCCCCCCAAGGACCCACCGATGTCCAACCCTCTCGAAACACTCCGCAATATCCGCTTCGGTGCCAGCCTCGGCGCCATCGCTCTCGCTTTCACCGGCGCTCCGGCAATCGCTCAGGATGCCGGCGAATCGCAGGCTGAAACGCCTTCGGGCGAGCTCGACGTGATCGTCGTCACCGCCAACCGCCGCGAGGAAAACCTGCAGGACGTTCCCGTCTCGGCAGCCACCCTCCAGCCCGACCGTATCCAGAACCTCTTCGCTGCCGGCGCCGACAACACCGCGCTCGCCGCGCAGGTTCCGGGCCTCTTCGTCGAGAGCTCCAACGGCCGTGCAGCGCCGCGCTTCTACATCCGCGGCCTCGGCAACACCGACTTCGACCTTGCCGCATCGCAGCCGGTTTCTGTCGTCTATGACGAAGTCGTCCTCGAGAACGTGACGCTCAAGGCGTTCCCGATCTTCGACGTCGACCGCATCGAAGTCCTGCGCGGTCCGCAGGGCACGCTGTTCGGTCGCAACACGCCCGCCGGTATCGTCAAGATCGACACCGTGAAGCCGGGTGACGCCTTCGAAGTCCAGGGTTCGGCTAGCGTCGGCAGCTTCGGTTCGGTTTCGATCGACGGCGGCGTGACCATTCCGCTGGTTTCCGATCTCGCTTCGCTGCGCCTTTCGGGCATGTGGGCCCAGCGCGACAACTGGGTCGACAACGGCTTCACCGGCGAAGAAGACGCGCTCGGCGCCTATTCCGACGTCGCCGGCCGCGCCCAGCTGCTGATCACCCCGAGCGAGCGCCTGTCGATCCTCGGCAGCTACTCGATCCGCGACCTGGACGGCACCTCGACGCTGTTCCGCGCCAACATCCTCGGCCCGGGCAACAACGACCTCAACGCCAACTACGACCGCGACACCGTGTTCTACGATGCAGGTGCGGACAACCAGGCGAAGTACAAGGCACAGATCGCAACCGGCAAGATCGACTACGACGCCGATGTCGCAACGATCACCTCGATCACCAGCTGGGCTTCGAGCGAAGGCTCAAGCCGCGGTGACATCGACGGCGGTTTCGGCGCCAGCTTCCTGCCGATCATGGGCCCGGGCTTCATCCCGTTCCCGTCCGACACGCAGGACTCGATCGAACTCGACCAGTTCACCCAGGAAATCCGCATCGCCAGCAACGGCGGCGGCGCTTTCCAGTGGCAGGTCGGCGGTTTCTATTTCGATAGCGACTTCGACGTCACCACCGTCGGCTTCGACTTCCCGCCGTCCGTCACCGTCAATCACACCAACGAGAGCTGGGCCGTCTTCGGCCAGGTGACCTCGCAGGTGACCGACACGATCAAGCTGACCGGCGGTCTCCGCTACACCGACGACCAGAAAGACTTCGTGGTCAAGGCCGGCGCTGCTCCGCAGCCGCGTTCGGTCAGCGACAACCGCGTAAGCTGGGATCTCGCTGCCTTCGCCGAAGTGAGCGACGATGCGAGCGTCTATGCCCGCGTCGCCAGCGGTTTCCGCGCCCCGACGATCCAGGGCCGCGACGTGGCCTTCTTCGCGCCGCCGTCGGTTGCGACGAGCGAGAAGATCATGAGCTACGAAGTCGGCTTCAAGTCGGAGCTGGCCGATCGTCGCATCCGCCTGAACGGTGCTGCCTACTTCTACAACATCGAGGACCCGCAGTTCTCGGCAGTTGGCGGTGCAGGCAACCTTGTCCAGCTGGTCAACGCAGCGGACGGTCGCGGCTGGGGCTTCGAGCTCGACTCGGCATTCCAGGTCACCCCGGAATTCCTCGTCACCCTCGGCGTCAGCTACAACAACACCGAAATCCGTGACGAGAACCTGGCTGTCGGCATCTGTGCGCAGTGCACCGTGACCGACACGATCGTGAACATTGCCGGCACCGACCGCGCGCTGGTGGACGGCAACCCGTTCCCGAACGCTCCGGAATGGACCGGCGACATCACCGCTCGTTACGGCCTGCCGGTCGGCAACAGCGGCGAGTTCTTCGTGTTCACCGACTGGACCTACCAGGGTCACACGAACTTCTTCCTCTACGAGAGCCTCGAGTTCTTCGCCGACAACCA is a window of Erythrobacter sp. HKB08 DNA encoding:
- a CDS encoding bifunctional diguanylate cyclase/phosphodiesterase produces the protein MSKNPSDLPSLPGSLPALAVLGIKSPATGDWQRLRGLQYASMRRPRPVRVLGQAVGAVLIGWITFALVHPALIAAWLGYMVFAIWQVQKTVGVLFDADMRKIRRCEIRNHTLATLATSVGWALPLVAVAIVGTPNDFLLCWIVLATLITGSAMFQAALPQSTAIFATTLTIVGVAVALVTAQFVIVPAIVLFWGLVMGGTIGTARMHLKGRIAEAGMAEKNEVVSLLLREFEENQGDWLWQIDTNRRVRTVSPRFSYALGRPPEEVEGMPFMQLIAGDAWQTGQFAPSLHDLAERLKRRENFSNLIVKVAINGENRWWELSGTPILDESGNYMGFRGVGSDVTEQRESSEKIAYLARYDTLTGLPNRLMLNEALRDALKFSEQWRTRCAFLMLDLDRFKAVNDSLGHMVGDKLLAEVSTRLKELTDENAMCGRLGGDEFAVVIRDASEKGCIERLAKKIIARLSQPYDIDNHTLYVGASVGSAIGPRDGKTVEELMRNADLALYRGKDEGGGEHFAYEPSFHAHAEERRQLEFSLRRAIERKELVLNFQPVVSATTEELVSFEALVRWNSSDHGFVSPGKFIPLAEDTRLIVPIGTWVLEQACLEAMRWPSHVRIAVNVSGEQLVEPEFTNTVVRALSKSGLEAARLEIEVTESIFLRDADVARAALEQVMALGCTVALDDFGTGYSSLGYLRKLSFSTIKVDRTFVQGAAQNSAESLAIIRAVVAMADSLGMTTTAEGAESPEQVELIRKLGCTKIQGYYFGRPMPSEEVMGMFRHQSAASA
- a CDS encoding TonB-dependent receptor, translated to MSNPLETLRNIRFGASLGAIALAFTGAPAIAQDAGESQAETPSGELDVIVVTANRREENLQDVPVSAATLQPDRIQNLFAAGADNTALAAQVPGLFVESSNGRAAPRFYIRGLGNTDFDLAASQPVSVVYDEVVLENVTLKAFPIFDVDRIEVLRGPQGTLFGRNTPAGIVKIDTVKPGDAFEVQGSASVGSFGSVSIDGGVTIPLVSDLASLRLSGMWAQRDNWVDNGFTGEEDALGAYSDVAGRAQLLITPSERLSILGSYSIRDLDGTSTLFRANILGPGNNDLNANYDRDTVFYDAGADNQAKYKAQIATGKIDYDADVATITSITSWASSEGSSRGDIDGGFGASFLPIMGPGFIPFPSDTQDSIELDQFTQEIRIASNGGGAFQWQVGGFYFDSDFDVTTVGFDFPPSVTVNHTNESWAVFGQVTSQVTDTIKLTGGLRYTDDQKDFVVKAGAAPQPRSVSDNRVSWDLAAFAEVSDDASVYARVASGFRAPTIQGRDVAFFAPPSVATSEKIMSYEVGFKSELADRRIRLNGAAYFYNIEDPQFSAVGGAGNLVQLVNAADGRGWGFELDSAFQVTPEFLVTLGVSYNNTEIRDENLAVGICAQCTVTDTIVNIAGTDRALVDGNPFPNAPEWTGDITARYGLPVGNSGEFFVFTDWTYQGHTNFFLYESLEFFADNQIEGGLRVGYAGNDGQWEVAAFARNITNEDNVKGGIDFNNNTAFVNEPRVFGLSVRYSY
- the purQ gene encoding phosphoribosylformylglycinamidine synthase subunit PurQ, with protein sequence MSFRSAVITFPGSNCDRDMAVALELVSGTAPHRVWHGESALPDRLDFIALPGGFSYGDYLRSGAMAARSPIMRAVVEAAERGVPVLGVCNGFQVLTESGLLPGALMRNASQNFICRTVPLRVENSQSLFTSGYEQGETIRIPVAHHDGNFFADEDTLDRLEGEGRVAFRYLETCNGSRRDIAGVLNDRGNVLGMMPHPERAVDPAHGGTDGRRLFESVVGSLLDA
- the purS gene encoding phosphoribosylformylglycinamidine synthase subunit PurS, with amino-acid sequence MKVQVHVSLKSGVLDPQGRAIHHALEGLGFNGVNDVRAGRLIELDVDDNVSDEDLDAMCRKLLANMVIENYRIEKVAA